Proteins encoded within one genomic window of Triticum aestivum cultivar Chinese Spring chromosome 2D, IWGSC CS RefSeq v2.1, whole genome shotgun sequence:
- the LOC123052596 gene encoding protein C2-DOMAIN ABA-RELATED 5: MERLLGLLKVKVVSGVNLAICDPLAHSSDPYVVIRLGQQKVKSGIKYKFTNPEWNEELTLSITNWTLPVKIEVFDHDTFTKDDSMGDAEFSILDFVEIANKDLSHVPDDTVMKTIHPDKDNCFSTESHIRWKDDKVSQNIVLKLRNTDTGEIILHLEWVNIPGTAR, encoded by the exons ATGGAGCGCCTGCTTGGGCTGCTCAAGGTGAAGGTGGTCAGCGGGGTGAACCTGGCCATCTGCGACCCCCTCGCCCACAGCAGCGACCCCTACGTCGTCATCCGCCTCGGACAGCAG AAAGTGAAGTCCGGTATCAAATATAAATTCACCAACCCGGAATGGAACGAGGAGCTCACCCTGTCCATCACAAACTGGACGCTCCCGGTTAAGATT GAAGTCTTTGACCATGATACTTTCACCAAGGATGACAGCATGGGCGATGCAGAGTTCAGCATCCTCGACTTCGTCGAGATCGCCAACAAGGACCTCAGCCACGTCCCTGACGACACCGTGATGAAGACGATCCACCCTGACAAGGACAACTGCTTCTCCACCGAGAGCCACATCAGATGGAAAGACGACAAGGTCTCTCAGAACATTGTCCTCAAGCTGAGGAACACCGACACCGGCGAGATCATCCTGCACCTGGAGTGGGTTAACATCCCAGGCACGGCGCGGTGA